The following proteins come from a genomic window of Micromonospora zamorensis:
- a CDS encoding branched-chain amino acid ABC transporter permease — MTSTVDTAAADASRSTPPSGLIAVARAPGWVRYALLAVGLAVAAWLPNGLYPAVAVDILCWALFAVAVDLLLGFTGLMSFGHAAFWGTSAYVTGLVAIHAGLPFPLAVLAGALAAAVLAVPIGYLAVKRTGIYFAMVTLAFAQMVYYVANEWRSVTQGENGLQGVPRSFFGLDLTDDYFFYYAILPIVLLGLAAAWRIVHSPFGRVLVGIRDNPARARALGYPVHRYKLTAFVLSGFIAGLGGGLFAVGHRFVSLDVLHWTTSGKAVIVVVLGGIGTLWGGVLGAGIVVRLEDWLSFSGFEAIGLVTGGIFVLVVVLFRRGIWGSVAALAHRLAARRR, encoded by the coding sequence ATGACCAGCACCGTGGACACTGCCGCCGCCGACGCGTCCCGCTCGACGCCGCCGTCCGGGCTGATCGCCGTGGCCCGGGCTCCCGGCTGGGTGCGGTACGCGCTGCTCGCCGTCGGGCTGGCCGTCGCGGCGTGGTTGCCCAACGGCCTCTACCCGGCGGTCGCGGTGGACATCCTCTGCTGGGCGCTGTTCGCCGTCGCGGTGGACCTGCTGCTCGGCTTCACCGGGCTGATGTCCTTCGGTCACGCCGCGTTCTGGGGCACCTCGGCGTACGTCACCGGCCTGGTGGCCATCCACGCGGGCCTGCCGTTCCCGCTCGCGGTGCTGGCCGGCGCGCTCGCCGCGGCCGTTCTGGCGGTGCCGATCGGATACCTCGCGGTCAAGCGGACCGGCATCTACTTCGCGATGGTGACCCTGGCGTTCGCGCAGATGGTCTACTACGTGGCCAACGAGTGGCGTTCGGTCACGCAGGGTGAGAACGGTCTCCAGGGGGTGCCCCGTTCGTTCTTCGGCCTGGATCTGACCGACGACTACTTCTTCTACTACGCGATCCTGCCGATCGTGCTGCTCGGGCTGGCCGCCGCCTGGCGGATCGTGCACTCGCCGTTCGGTCGGGTGCTGGTCGGCATCCGGGACAACCCGGCCCGGGCGCGGGCACTGGGCTACCCGGTACACCGCTACAAGCTCACCGCGTTCGTGCTCTCCGGGTTCATCGCCGGCCTCGGCGGCGGGCTGTTCGCTGTCGGCCACCGGTTCGTCTCGCTGGACGTGCTGCACTGGACCACCTCCGGCAAGGCGGTCATCGTTGTGGTGCTCGGTGGCATCGGCACCCTCTGGGGTGGGGTGCTCGGCGCCGGCATCGTGGTGCGGCTGGAGGACTGGCTGTCGTTCTCCGGGTTCGAGGCGATCGGCCTGGTGACCGGCGGCATCTTCGTCCTCGTGGTCGTGCTGTTCCGCCGTGGCATCTGGGGCAGCGTCGCCGCGCTGGCCCATCGGCTGGCGGCCCGTCGCCGGTAA
- a CDS encoding branched-chain amino acid ABC transporter permease — protein sequence MSGFAQNTFNGLVSGAFYALLALGLAVIFGMLRVVNFAHGAFYMLGAFGAYVLLTEAGVPFWAALVIMPVGLGLLGMALERTVIQRLTRLDPLYNFLLTFGLTLILQDLVKLRYGVQSSPYETPSLLSGSVNFGLFDFPTYRVFILGFAVLLCVAVWWVLTRTRIGMVVRASTERPDLTRAFGIDVGRWVTPVFGFGIGLAGLAGVLAAPMRAVNPLMGADLIIVVFAVVVIGGLGSIFGSVAAGFGIGLVQAWGEAYLSAFPIVSQTIVFVVMAGVLLWRPAGLFGREEAPA from the coding sequence GTGAGCGGCTTCGCGCAGAACACGTTCAACGGGTTGGTGAGCGGAGCGTTCTACGCCCTGCTCGCCCTCGGGCTCGCCGTCATCTTCGGCATGCTGCGGGTGGTCAACTTCGCGCACGGCGCGTTCTACATGCTCGGCGCGTTCGGGGCGTACGTGCTGCTCACCGAGGCTGGAGTGCCGTTCTGGGCCGCCCTGGTGATCATGCCGGTGGGGCTGGGACTGCTCGGCATGGCGCTGGAACGCACCGTGATCCAGCGGCTGACCAGGCTCGACCCGCTCTACAACTTCCTGCTCACCTTCGGCCTGACGCTGATCCTCCAGGATCTGGTGAAGCTGCGCTACGGCGTGCAGTCCAGCCCGTACGAGACCCCGTCGCTGTTGAGCGGGTCGGTCAACTTCGGGCTCTTCGACTTCCCGACGTACCGGGTGTTCATCCTCGGCTTCGCGGTGCTGCTCTGCGTCGCCGTGTGGTGGGTGCTCACCCGTACCCGGATCGGGATGGTGGTTCGGGCGTCCACCGAGCGGCCCGACCTGACCCGCGCCTTCGGCATCGACGTCGGGCGGTGGGTGACACCGGTCTTCGGCTTCGGGATCGGGCTGGCCGGTCTCGCCGGCGTGCTGGCCGCACCGATGCGCGCGGTGAACCCGCTGATGGGGGCCGACCTGATCATCGTGGTGTTCGCGGTGGTCGTGATCGGCGGGCTGGGCTCGATCTTCGGTTCGGTCGCCGCCGGCTTCGGCATCGGCCTCGTGCAGGCGTGGGGTGAGGCGTACCTGTCGGCCTTCCCGATCGTCTCGCAGACCATCGTCTTCGTCGTGATGGCCGGCGTGCTGCTCTGGCGCCCGGCCGGCTTGTTCGGTCGTGAGGAGGCTCCCGCATGA
- a CDS encoding RNA-guided endonuclease InsQ/TnpB family protein, translating to MVHRTARVGLRLTRAQRQRCFGLLRAAGDLWACVLEYNSWRHRRQDRPVASYQELCRLLAASGPGTFGELDSTGARSVLRRYSDAWFSAAARRRAGHGEVRYPRRRRSLMPVRWYHGTFGLSEQRLRLPTSAGSPPLVVRLDRAVPYPHDAVRSVTLVFDQGRLWVEVTAELPVATYPAGQEPERGRVAGVDLGIIHPYAVAAGDGQMLLVSGRAIRAEHRQHLADTKGRRRATAARAPKRGQRGSRRWRKTRRRARLMEGRHRRRVRQAGHEAAKTVIGWAVQHRVGTLTVGDPRGVLDLPAGRRHNLRLRQWQLGRAIAVLKDKAELAGITVYLVDERGTSSTCPVCRRRVVKPRGRTMMCRSCGFVGHRDVAAAFTIATRTPGGVTTTAPDVGAVITHRRAGRHLPGAGLSRRDPRRPPAVSGSVGRLRPAPLPVGSRSLRQRLGEEPQHHRQPGER from the coding sequence GTGGTGCATCGCACCGCCCGGGTCGGCCTGCGTCTGACCCGGGCGCAGCGGCAACGCTGCTTCGGCCTGCTCCGCGCGGCCGGGGATCTTTGGGCGTGTGTATTGGAATACAACAGCTGGCGGCATCGTCGTCAAGATCGGCCGGTCGCGAGCTATCAGGAGTTGTGTCGACTGCTCGCCGCGTCTGGTCCGGGCACTTTCGGTGAGCTCGACTCGACCGGCGCCCGGTCGGTGTTGCGTCGCTATTCTGATGCGTGGTTCAGCGCTGCCGCCCGCCGCAGGGCGGGCCATGGTGAGGTGCGGTATCCGCGGCGGCGACGGTCGTTGATGCCGGTCCGCTGGTATCACGGCACGTTCGGTCTGAGTGAACAGCGGCTGCGGTTGCCGACCTCGGCCGGGAGCCCGCCGCTGGTGGTGCGCCTGGACCGGGCGGTTCCCTACCCCCATGATGCGGTGCGGTCAGTGACGCTGGTGTTCGATCAGGGGCGGTTGTGGGTCGAGGTCACCGCGGAGCTTCCGGTCGCGACCTACCCTGCGGGTCAGGAGCCGGAGCGGGGGCGGGTCGCCGGGGTCGACCTGGGCATCATTCACCCGTACGCGGTGGCAGCCGGTGACGGGCAGATGTTGCTGGTGTCCGGGCGGGCGATCCGCGCCGAGCACCGTCAGCACCTGGCCGACACGAAAGGCCGCCGCCGGGCGACCGCCGCCCGTGCGCCGAAGAGGGGCCAGCGGGGTTCGCGGCGGTGGCGCAAGACCCGCCGGCGGGCTCGGCTGATGGAGGGGCGGCATCGGCGTCGGGTACGGCAGGCCGGGCACGAGGCCGCGAAGACCGTGATCGGCTGGGCAGTGCAGCACCGGGTCGGGACGCTGACCGTCGGTGACCCGCGTGGTGTCCTCGATCTGCCGGCGGGTCGGCGGCACAACCTGCGGTTGCGGCAGTGGCAACTCGGCCGGGCGATCGCGGTCCTGAAGGACAAGGCGGAGCTGGCCGGGATCACCGTGTATCTGGTCGATGAGCGGGGTACGTCGTCGACCTGCCCGGTGTGCCGGCGCAGAGTGGTCAAGCCCCGCGGGCGGACCATGATGTGCAGGAGTTGCGGGTTCGTCGGGCATCGTGATGTTGCCGCGGCGTTCACCATCGCCACCCGGACCCCGGGCGGCGTCACCACCACCGCACCCGACGTGGGTGCGGTCATCACGCACCGTCGAGCAGGCCGACACCTTCCCGGTGCCGGGCTGTCCCGGCGTGACCCGCGCCGCCCACCAGCGGTGTCAGGGTCGGTTGGCCGGCTGAGGCCCGCCCCACTACCGGTGGGGAGTCGCTCGCTCCGACAACGTCTGGGCGAGGAACCACAACACCACCGACAACCCGGTGAACGTTAG
- a CDS encoding ABC transporter ATP-binding protein: MLRIENLSAFYGEAQVLRDVSLDVAAGEVVTLVGRNGAGKSTLLRCVMGLHPGQHGTVELDGRDISRLPAHKRARLGLGWVPDDRGSYATLTVTENLTLPPTVGPDPWPLERVYEAFPALHTRRDSAATMLSGGEQQMLALARVLRMGARLLLCDEPTEGLSPLLVQQVGELLREAKRHGVTVLLVEQNLHFATGVADRHYLLAEGRVAEAMDNSEVRSRERELLAYLGI, encoded by the coding sequence ATGCTGCGCATTGAGAACCTCTCCGCCTTCTACGGCGAGGCGCAGGTGCTCCGCGACGTCAGCCTCGACGTCGCCGCCGGCGAGGTGGTCACCCTGGTCGGGCGCAACGGCGCCGGCAAGTCCACCCTGCTGCGCTGCGTCATGGGGCTGCACCCCGGTCAGCACGGCACTGTCGAGCTGGACGGCCGCGACATCTCCCGGCTGCCGGCGCACAAACGGGCCCGCCTGGGGCTGGGCTGGGTGCCGGACGACCGGGGCAGCTACGCCACCCTGACCGTCACCGAGAACCTCACCCTGCCGCCCACTGTGGGCCCCGACCCGTGGCCGCTGGAGCGGGTGTACGAGGCGTTCCCCGCCCTCCACACCCGGCGGGACTCCGCGGCCACCATGCTCTCCGGCGGCGAGCAGCAGATGCTCGCGCTGGCCCGGGTGCTGCGGATGGGTGCCCGGCTGCTGCTCTGCGACGAGCCCACCGAAGGGCTGTCGCCGCTGCTGGTGCAGCAGGTCGGTGAGCTGCTGCGCGAGGCCAAGCGGCACGGGGTGACCGTGCTGCTGGTCGAACAGAACCTGCACTTCGCCACGGGTGTCGCCGACCGGCACTACCTGCTGGCCGAGGGGCGTGTCGCCGAGGCGATGGACAACTCCGAGGTGCGCTCGCGCGAACGCGAACTGCTCGCGTACCTCGGCATCTGA
- a CDS encoding permease prefix domain 1-containing protein: MTAHDGPEQVEAQFAQWRQYVLRRRELQPSDADELEDHLRGSVDELVAAGLSPDEAFLVAVKRMGSLDDISREFAREHSERLWKQLVLTGDSGSPVTGARSRRDLWVMFGCAAGAVVSVKAPALFGLTFDDDGSFYARNATLFALPWLAAFLAWRRQARPAMIAVLVALFALGAVAANAYPLADDSQSVVVSGVHLPIALWLVVGLAYVADDWRSSRRRMDFIRFTGEWFIYFVLMALGGGVLAAFLFNTFAAIGIVPEAFISQWLLPCGAAAAVVVAGWLVEAKQSVVENIAPVLTRLFTPLFTAALLAFLVAVVWTSHGIEVEREALILFDLLLVVVLGLLLYSLSARDPLAPPGPFDKLQLALVVSALAIDVLVLLEITGRITDEYGGTPNRAAAVGENVILLVNLAWSAWLLLAFIRRRTPFAALERWQTGYLPVYAAWAWIVVLVFPPLFSYA, translated from the coding sequence ATGACGGCACACGACGGGCCGGAGCAGGTGGAAGCGCAGTTCGCGCAGTGGCGCCAGTACGTGCTCCGTCGCAGGGAGTTGCAACCGTCGGACGCCGACGAGCTCGAAGACCACCTTCGCGGCTCCGTCGACGAGTTGGTCGCGGCGGGCCTGAGCCCGGATGAGGCGTTCCTGGTCGCGGTGAAGCGGATGGGCAGCCTCGACGACATCTCCCGCGAGTTCGCCCGGGAGCATTCGGAGCGACTGTGGAAGCAGTTGGTGCTGACCGGCGACTCCGGCAGTCCGGTTACCGGCGCGCGCTCCCGGCGGGACCTGTGGGTCATGTTCGGCTGCGCGGCGGGTGCGGTGGTGTCCGTCAAGGCGCCGGCGCTGTTCGGGCTGACCTTCGACGACGACGGCTCGTTCTACGCGCGGAACGCCACCCTGTTCGCGCTGCCCTGGCTGGCGGCGTTCCTGGCTTGGCGACGGCAAGCCCGACCGGCGATGATCGCGGTGCTGGTGGCGCTGTTCGCCCTCGGCGCGGTGGCGGCCAACGCCTATCCCCTGGCGGACGACTCGCAATCCGTGGTTGTCAGCGGCGTCCATCTCCCCATCGCCCTGTGGCTCGTGGTCGGTCTGGCCTACGTCGCCGACGACTGGCGCTCGTCTCGTCGACGCATGGACTTCATCCGCTTCACCGGCGAATGGTTCATCTATTTCGTACTGATGGCCCTCGGTGGTGGCGTGCTCGCCGCGTTCCTGTTCAACACCTTCGCGGCCATCGGAATCGTCCCGGAGGCGTTCATCTCGCAGTGGCTGCTGCCCTGCGGCGCCGCGGCCGCGGTCGTGGTGGCCGGGTGGTTGGTCGAGGCCAAGCAGAGTGTCGTCGAGAACATCGCGCCGGTCCTCACCCGGCTGTTCACCCCGCTCTTCACGGCCGCCCTGCTCGCCTTCCTCGTCGCTGTCGTCTGGACCAGCCACGGCATCGAGGTCGAGCGCGAAGCTCTGATCCTGTTCGACCTGCTGCTCGTCGTGGTGCTGGGGCTGCTGCTCTACTCGCTCTCGGCCCGCGATCCGCTGGCCCCGCCCGGCCCGTTCGACAAGCTCCAGCTCGCGCTCGTGGTCAGCGCGTTGGCCATCGACGTGCTGGTGTTGTTGGAGATCACCGGACGCATCACCGACGAGTACGGCGGAACGCCCAACCGGGCGGCCGCGGTCGGCGAGAACGTCATCCTGCTGGTCAACCTCGCGTGGTCGGCGTGGCTCCTGCTGGCCTTCATCCGGCGGCGCACACCGTTCGCGGCGCTCGAACGGTGGCAGACCGGCTATCTGCCGGTGTACGCCGCGTGGGCCTGGATCGTGGTCCTCGTCTTCCCACCGTTGTTCAGCTACGCCTAG
- a CDS encoding transcriptional regulator: protein MLIEPMPAEAVEIAHKQVSLAAEDLDGNAVATLVLELAEAWGVPALWEQVCRPLLAGLSGRTAAEVVVEHALSEGVRVGLDVYRREPGRSLPTGGVLLAGAEKEAHSLGLQALAAALREQGRGCLNLGPALPWSALTSAVYRARPHTVVLWSQTPVTGRAYRLVRFAREFARLRVYGAGPGWIEPLTAPVAHLDSLPRAVTACLAGVPGRDAHHIRYGSVPYR, encoded by the coding sequence GTGCTGATCGAGCCGATGCCGGCCGAGGCCGTGGAGATCGCGCACAAGCAGGTGTCGCTGGCTGCCGAGGACCTGGACGGCAACGCCGTCGCGACGCTGGTGCTGGAGTTGGCCGAGGCCTGGGGCGTGCCGGCGCTCTGGGAGCAGGTCTGTCGTCCGTTGCTGGCCGGGCTGTCGGGGCGTACCGCCGCCGAGGTGGTCGTCGAGCACGCCCTCAGCGAGGGTGTCCGGGTCGGGCTGGACGTCTACCGCCGGGAGCCGGGCCGGTCGCTGCCGACCGGTGGCGTGCTGCTGGCGGGTGCCGAGAAGGAGGCGCACAGTCTCGGCCTCCAGGCGCTGGCCGCCGCGCTGCGCGAGCAGGGCCGCGGGTGTCTGAATCTCGGCCCGGCGCTGCCCTGGTCGGCGCTGACCAGCGCGGTGTATCGGGCACGGCCGCACACCGTCGTGCTCTGGTCGCAGACGCCGGTCACCGGCCGCGCGTACCGTCTGGTCCGCTTCGCCCGGGAGTTCGCACGCCTGCGGGTGTACGGCGCGGGGCCGGGTTGGATCGAGCCGCTCACCGCGCCGGTGGCGCATCTCGACTCGCTGCCGAGGGCCGTCACCGCCTGCCTCGCGGGCGTCCCCGGACGTGACGCCCACCACATACGATACGGATCGGTGCCGTATCGTTAA
- a CDS encoding PadR family transcriptional regulator, with protein sequence MKVAKDLVAASATPMVLGILAEGESYGYAILRRINELSGGELDWTEGLLYPLLHRLERLAYVEASWQSAVGERKRKYYSITDKGLAELAEQRRQWDTVVGALKEIWHDRAPLTVNPLEGLA encoded by the coding sequence GTGAAGGTCGCTAAGGATCTGGTGGCCGCCTCGGCGACACCGATGGTGCTCGGCATCCTGGCCGAGGGCGAGAGCTACGGCTACGCCATCCTCCGGCGGATCAACGAGTTGTCCGGGGGCGAGCTGGACTGGACCGAGGGGCTGCTGTACCCGTTGCTGCACCGGCTTGAGCGCCTCGCCTATGTGGAGGCGAGCTGGCAGTCGGCCGTCGGCGAGCGGAAACGCAAGTACTACAGCATCACCGACAAGGGTCTCGCCGAGCTGGCCGAGCAGCGCCGGCAGTGGGACACCGTCGTGGGCGCGCTCAAGGAGATCTGGCATGACCGTGCACCGCTGACGGTGAACCCGCTGGAGGGCCTCGCATGA
- a CDS encoding ABC transporter ATP-binding protein, which yields MAGQALLSARGLTRDFRGFRAVDDVDLDVAPESVHALVGPNGAGKTTLFNLLTGFLRPSAGRIELDGRDVTGLPPEQVARLGVARSFQITSLFPQLSAREHVALALQSPSGLGWRFWRSAKLMGRYTARADELLAMVGLDDLAQAPSESLAYGRKRALELAIALALDPKVLLLDEPTAGMGMEDVDRTVELISTVRQGRTVVMVEHNMSVVGRLADTVTVLQAGKVLVEGPYEQVRADERVITAYLGAADAAH from the coding sequence ATGGCCGGGCAAGCGCTCCTGTCGGCCCGTGGGCTGACCCGCGACTTCCGGGGCTTCCGGGCGGTCGACGACGTCGACCTCGACGTCGCGCCGGAGAGTGTGCACGCGCTGGTCGGCCCGAACGGCGCGGGTAAGACCACCCTGTTCAACCTGCTCACCGGCTTTCTGCGCCCCAGCGCCGGGCGGATCGAGCTGGACGGCCGGGACGTCACCGGCCTGCCCCCGGAGCAGGTGGCCCGGCTCGGTGTCGCCCGCTCGTTCCAGATCACCAGCCTCTTTCCGCAGCTCTCCGCCCGGGAGCACGTCGCGCTGGCCCTCCAGTCGCCCAGCGGGCTGGGCTGGCGGTTCTGGCGGTCGGCGAAGCTGATGGGTCGCTACACCGCGCGGGCCGACGAGTTGCTGGCCATGGTGGGGCTGGACGACCTGGCGCAGGCACCGTCCGAGTCGTTGGCGTACGGGCGCAAGCGGGCCCTGGAACTGGCCATCGCCCTGGCGTTGGACCCGAAGGTGCTGCTGCTCGACGAGCCGACCGCCGGGATGGGCATGGAGGACGTGGACCGCACCGTCGAGCTGATCAGCACTGTCCGTCAGGGCCGGACCGTGGTGATGGTCGAGCACAACATGAGCGTGGTCGGCCGACTCGCCGACACCGTCACCGTCCTGCAGGCCGGCAAGGTCCTCGTCGAGGGCCCGTACGAGCAGGTCCGGGCCGACGAGCGCGTGATCACCGCCTACCTGGGAGCCGCTGATGCTGCGCATTGA
- a CDS encoding SPFH domain-containing protein has translation MPVGFTMAIVFAVALAVTAVVALVAPARSLKRMAALAALGFLALTLVVGIASSAHSVPIRSVGIVTSFGKPTGEVTGSGLKWVAPWQKVGEWDAGRQKYDHIGGNNCVRVRTGTLADACVEVLIEWQVKPENAPKQFMDYKGDFVSFRGQRVGVQLDSAVNDAFAAYNPLEKIDAQTGDLNVDLKPFAANIKTSAETRLAADVDILSVTITRVNHDDKTEGNIKAFQDKLAQTRNLEQDRKNAEISKQITETNAKVDKVTRCLEIAEKNGANPGLCINPGIVTGK, from the coding sequence ATGCCCGTCGGCTTCACCATGGCGATCGTCTTCGCCGTCGCCCTGGCGGTCACCGCCGTCGTCGCCCTCGTCGCCCCGGCACGGTCGCTGAAGCGGATGGCCGCCCTCGCGGCGCTCGGCTTTCTCGCCCTCACCCTGGTTGTCGGCATCGCCTCCAGCGCCCACTCGGTGCCCATCCGCTCGGTGGGCATCGTCACCAGCTTCGGCAAGCCCACCGGCGAGGTGACCGGTTCCGGCCTCAAGTGGGTGGCGCCGTGGCAGAAGGTCGGCGAGTGGGACGCCGGCCGGCAGAAGTACGACCACATCGGCGGCAACAACTGCGTACGGGTGCGCACCGGCACGCTCGCCGACGCCTGTGTCGAGGTGCTCATCGAGTGGCAGGTCAAGCCGGAGAACGCGCCGAAGCAGTTCATGGACTACAAGGGCGACTTCGTCAGCTTCCGGGGCCAGCGGGTGGGTGTGCAGCTCGACAGCGCTGTCAACGACGCGTTCGCCGCGTACAACCCGCTGGAGAAGATCGACGCCCAGACGGGTGACCTCAACGTCGACCTCAAGCCGTTCGCCGCGAACATCAAGACCAGCGCGGAAACCCGGCTCGCCGCCGACGTGGACATCCTCTCGGTGACCATCACCCGGGTGAACCACGACGACAAGACCGAGGGCAACATCAAGGCGTTCCAGGACAAGCTGGCGCAGACCCGCAACCTGGAGCAGGACCGCAAGAACGCCGAGATCTCCAAGCAGATCACCGAGACCAACGCGAAGGTCGACAAGGTGACCCGCTGCCTGGAGATCGCCGAGAAGAACGGCGCCAACCCGGGGCTCTGCATCAACCCGGGCATCGTCACCGGCAAGTGA
- a CDS encoding ABC transporter substrate-binding protein, with protein sequence MRRTVGVAVASAAVVLVAGCGGGGPQSGGDQELTGDKIVLGVLNDQSGAYSELSGKNSVAAVELAIADFTAKYGDKAVTKNITVETADHQNKPDVANSKAQEMYDRKGVDLILDVPTSSAALKVADVAKEKKKLYFNIGAATTDLTGKSCNKYTFHYAYDTYMLANGTGKTTTEQIGKNWYILYPNYAFGQDMEKSFSAAITAAGGTVVGKDGAPFPNTSGDFSTFLLKAPNLNPKPNVLGTMQAGAELVNVVKQYNEFKLRDKGVGLAVGLMFLTDIHSLTPAALAGTTYTDAWYWNFDAKNREFADRFQQKAGTRPTFAHAANYSAALQYLEAVQAAGTDDADAVVKGLEGKTVEDVFLRNGKIRAEDHRVVHDAYLAQVKPQAEVTEPWDYVKVLKTIPAAEAFRAPSADCKL encoded by the coding sequence ATGCGCAGGACGGTGGGTGTGGCCGTGGCGTCAGCCGCGGTGGTGCTGGTCGCCGGTTGCGGCGGCGGTGGCCCCCAGTCGGGTGGCGACCAGGAACTGACCGGCGACAAGATCGTGCTGGGCGTGCTCAACGACCAGTCCGGGGCGTACTCGGAGCTGTCCGGGAAGAACTCGGTGGCGGCGGTCGAGCTGGCCATCGCCGACTTCACCGCGAAGTACGGCGACAAGGCGGTAACCAAAAACATCACAGTGGAGACCGCCGACCACCAGAACAAGCCGGACGTGGCCAACTCCAAGGCCCAGGAGATGTACGACCGCAAGGGCGTCGACCTGATCCTGGACGTGCCCACCTCGTCCGCGGCGCTGAAGGTCGCCGACGTGGCGAAGGAGAAGAAGAAGCTCTACTTCAACATCGGCGCGGCGACCACCGACCTGACCGGCAAGAGCTGCAACAAGTACACGTTCCACTACGCGTACGACACGTACATGCTGGCCAACGGCACCGGGAAGACCACCACCGAGCAGATCGGCAAGAACTGGTACATCCTGTACCCGAACTACGCCTTCGGTCAGGACATGGAGAAGAGCTTCTCCGCCGCGATCACGGCGGCCGGCGGCACGGTGGTCGGCAAGGACGGGGCGCCGTTCCCGAACACCAGCGGTGACTTCTCCACCTTCCTGCTCAAGGCGCCGAACCTGAACCCGAAGCCGAACGTGCTGGGCACCATGCAGGCCGGTGCCGAGCTGGTCAACGTGGTGAAGCAGTACAACGAGTTCAAGCTGCGCGACAAGGGCGTCGGCCTCGCGGTGGGGCTGATGTTCCTCACCGACATCCACTCGCTCACCCCGGCCGCGCTGGCCGGCACCACGTACACCGACGCCTGGTACTGGAACTTCGACGCGAAGAACCGGGAGTTCGCCGACCGCTTCCAGCAGAAGGCCGGCACCCGGCCGACGTTCGCGCACGCCGCCAACTACTCGGCGGCTTTGCAGTACCTGGAGGCGGTGCAGGCCGCCGGCACCGACGACGCGGACGCCGTGGTCAAGGGGCTGGAGGGCAAGACGGTCGAGGACGTCTTCCTGCGCAACGGCAAGATCCGCGCCGAGGACCACCGGGTGGTGCACGACGCGTACCTGGCCCAGGTGAAGCCTCAGGCCGAGGTCACCGAGCCGTGGGACTACGTGAAGGTGCTCAAGACGATCCCCGCCGCGGAGGCGTTCCGCGCGCCCTCCGCGGACTGCAAGCTGTGA